In Flavobacterium gelatinilyticum, a genomic segment contains:
- a CDS encoding alpha-amylase family protein translates to MIKSTFITTGIATVMLFSGCKTKDLKMSEAKENHSNEKKEVVYQVFTRLFGNKNTTNKPWGTIEENGVGKFNDFTDKALHEIKDLGVTYIWYTGVPHHALVRDYTAYGISNDDPEVVKGRAGSPYAVKDYYNVNPDLAENPANRLQEFEALIARTHKAGLKVLIDIVPNHIARKYEGKSNPTGVKDFGADDDVTVEYKRDNNFYYIPNSHFEIPDGTNPLNGEKNPLIDGKFDENPAKWTGNGSRKVKPDQNDWYETVKVNYGVRPDGSKDFPELPAGFDQKSYKEHFAFWQDKDVPDSWKKFKDIALYWIEKGVDGFRYDMAEMVPYEFWSYMNSTIKTKNPNAFLLAEVYNPNEYRNYIRLGKMDYLYDKVETYDKLKDIIRGKASPDDLSGIQKGMSDIEHHMLHFLDNHDEQRLSSPEFAGTPERGKPLMVVSTTLSTSPTMVYFGQEVGEAGNENAGFGTRSRTSIFDYIGVPNHQRWMNNGKFDGGQLSDSEKNLRDFYKRLLNFSIKSPALMGDFQEIQSVNRQNQDYGDLLYSFVRWSGKQKLIVIASFSSEKAAEFELKVPADIISKWNLKDGSYVLLDKLYQESKTYFTVKNGEGAARIKIQPSESFIYEVE, encoded by the coding sequence ATGATAAAAAGCACGTTTATTACAACTGGAATTGCCACAGTAATGCTGTTTTCAGGATGTAAAACAAAAGATTTAAAAATGAGTGAAGCAAAAGAGAATCATTCGAACGAAAAAAAAGAAGTCGTTTACCAGGTTTTTACCCGTTTATTCGGAAACAAAAATACAACTAACAAGCCCTGGGGTACAATTGAAGAAAACGGCGTTGGAAAATTTAATGATTTTACAGACAAAGCACTTCACGAAATTAAAGATTTGGGAGTTACCTATATTTGGTATACAGGAGTACCGCATCATGCTTTGGTGCGCGATTATACAGCGTACGGAATCTCGAATGATGATCCCGAAGTGGTAAAAGGACGTGCAGGATCGCCTTATGCCGTAAAAGATTATTATAATGTAAATCCGGATCTGGCTGAAAATCCGGCAAACCGATTACAGGAATTCGAAGCTCTGATTGCCCGCACGCATAAAGCAGGTTTAAAAGTTCTGATTGATATTGTACCCAATCATATTGCCCGAAAATACGAAGGAAAAAGCAATCCGACTGGGGTAAAAGATTTTGGTGCCGATGATGATGTAACGGTTGAATACAAACGAGATAACAATTTTTATTATATCCCGAATTCTCATTTTGAAATTCCGGATGGCACAAATCCTTTAAACGGAGAAAAGAACCCTCTTATTGACGGAAAATTTGATGAGAATCCTGCAAAATGGACCGGAAACGGCTCACGCAAGGTAAAACCGGATCAAAATGACTGGTACGAAACTGTTAAGGTAAATTACGGCGTGCGTCCTGACGGTTCTAAAGATTTTCCGGAACTACCTGCAGGTTTTGATCAGAAATCATACAAAGAGCATTTTGCTTTCTGGCAGGATAAAGATGTGCCGGATTCCTGGAAAAAGTTCAAAGATATTGCATTGTACTGGATTGAAAAAGGAGTTGACGGATTCCGTTATGATATGGCCGAAATGGTGCCTTATGAATTCTGGAGTTATATGAATTCTACCATCAAAACAAAAAATCCAAATGCCTTTTTGCTGGCTGAAGTGTATAACCCGAATGAATATCGAAATTACATTCGTTTAGGTAAAATGGATTATTTATACGATAAAGTTGAAACCTATGATAAGTTAAAAGATATTATTCGCGGAAAAGCTTCTCCAGATGATTTATCAGGTATTCAGAAAGGAATGTCGGATATCGAACATCATATGCTTCACTTTTTGGATAATCATGATGAACAACGACTTTCATCACCTGAATTTGCGGGAACACCAGAAAGAGGAAAACCTTTAATGGTCGTTTCAACGACTTTAAGCACTTCGCCTACAATGGTCTATTTTGGGCAGGAAGTGGGAGAGGCAGGAAACGAAAATGCCGGATTTGGAACCCGTTCCAGAACTTCTATTTTTGATTATATAGGCGTTCCTAACCACCAGAGATGGATGAATAACGGAAAGTTCGACGGCGGCCAATTATCTGATTCAGAAAAGAATTTAAGGGATTTCTACAAACGATTGTTGAATTTCTCTATTAAAAGCCCGGCTTTGATGGGCGATTTTCAGGAAATTCAGTCTGTAAACCGTCAGAATCAAGATTATGGTGATTTGCTTTATTCTTTTGTGCGCTGGTCAGGTAAACAAAAACTGATTGTAATTGCTAGCTTTTCTTCTGAGAAAGCAGCCGAATTTGAATTGAAAGTTCCGGCAGATATTATTTCGAAATGGAATTTAAAAGACGGTTCTTATGTACTTTTGGATAAACTGTATCAGGAAAGTAAAACCTATTTTACAGTAAAGAATGGAGAAGGAGCGGCGAGAATTAAAATCCAGCCTTCGGAATCTTTTATTTATGAAGTAGAATAA